The following coding sequences are from one Mycobacterium bourgelatii window:
- a CDS encoding DUF742 domain-containing protein, with amino-acid sequence MSNLPGASDGSAHLVRPYTLTAGRTDTDVELPLEAPVQTVSDERQDRPKVWPLHDTRGRIVQLCVDSPSVAEVAARLDLPVGVARVLIGDLVTAGYLRVHRTLTDRSTRDERTELIGRTLRGLRAL; translated from the coding sequence TTGTCCAATCTTCCCGGCGCTAGCGACGGGTCGGCGCATCTCGTCCGTCCGTATACCCTGACGGCTGGACGGACGGACACCGACGTCGAGCTACCGCTGGAAGCGCCGGTGCAGACGGTGTCGGACGAACGTCAGGACCGACCCAAGGTGTGGCCGCTCCACGACACGCGCGGAAGGATCGTCCAACTGTGCGTGGACAGCCCGTCGGTCGCCGAAGTTGCGGCTCGTCTTGATCTGCCGGTGGGGGTTGCGCGCGTCTTGATCGGTGATCTGGTCACCGCCGGTTACCTTCGAGTGCACAGGACCTTGACCGACCGTTCGACGCGTGACGAGCGCACTGAACTCATAGGAAGGACCTTGCGTGGCCTCCGCGCCCTTTGA
- a CDS encoding sensor histidine kinase, whose protein sequence is MTMFARPTQPVAAAPPVSPAASAPGKRPPAWSLRNWPVRWKVLAIALIPLILATTFGVLRVRAEWDSSDELRLAAARANMIPAITNYMSALDVALLASSTGRDVEGAKKNFAARKTELQMRLAETDVIADVRSGVDALLNDGQSLVDKVLADNIPLRERITTYAPLLLTAEDAINASVRADTEQIRAQVQGLSRAVGARGQMTMQEILVTRGAELPEPQLRSSMITLAGTEPSTLFGLNQLLGIGSPDTKTLQQQMVSRLAILSDPANELVDNPDLLRSIETTKGIAEQVITDNATPVTKSVQSEATARRDVATRDALLVLGAIAIALVAVLLVARTLVKPLRVLRDGALKVAHTDLAGEIEAVRGGADPVPAPLAVYTTEEIGQVAHAVDELHTQALQLAGDEARLRLLVNDMFETMSRRSRSLVDQQLKLIDGLERQEEDPERLESLFRLDHLAARLRRNSANLLVLAGAQITRDNREPVPLSTVLNAAVSEVEDYRRVEIADLPDCTVVGSAAGGVIHMLAELIDNALRYSPPTSQVRVSAVRGQDGGALLRVADSGLGMTESDRRIANMRLQAGGEVIPDNARHMGLFVVGRLASRHGIRVGLRGPAAGESGTGTTAEVYLPAAVLVGTAPHEPESGPESAPPKRAAGAFLVSPPRPADEQGDQQAVAEPAANGAGAPVPPVTLLPRRTPGTSGITDVPAPPSKRPRRELPTPWWEKGSRQESKPGAGQPPKPAAAQPISKPATQPAPKPTAQQAPQPARASDTSAFFARRSPAPAAQPEKPREPEKPQQPEKSTPKPADPVGPVDDDVIYQRMLAEMMGDPHDLVESPDLDWKTVWDRGWSAAAAAEEQPVEAHTEHGLPVRNPGARLVPGSAESDADEAVVRDPEAVRASIGSHFGGVHTGRSQAGDTANGSERP, encoded by the coding sequence ATGACCATGTTCGCCCGCCCGACCCAACCGGTCGCGGCGGCTCCACCGGTCAGCCCCGCCGCATCGGCACCCGGCAAGCGGCCGCCCGCCTGGTCGCTGCGCAATTGGCCGGTACGGTGGAAAGTCCTTGCGATAGCGCTGATTCCGCTGATCTTGGCCACCACTTTCGGGGTGTTGCGGGTTCGCGCGGAGTGGGACAGTTCCGACGAACTCCGGCTGGCCGCCGCGCGCGCCAACATGATTCCGGCGATCACCAATTACATGTCCGCACTGGACGTGGCATTGCTGGCCAGCTCCACCGGTCGTGATGTGGAAGGCGCCAAGAAAAACTTCGCCGCCCGCAAGACCGAATTGCAGATGCGCCTGGCGGAAACCGACGTGATCGCCGACGTCCGCTCGGGTGTCGACGCCCTGCTGAACGACGGTCAGTCGCTGGTGGACAAGGTGCTCGCCGACAACATCCCGTTGCGCGAGCGGATCACCACCTACGCGCCGCTGCTGTTGACAGCCGAGGACGCGATCAACGCCTCGGTGCGCGCTGACACCGAGCAGATTCGCGCGCAGGTGCAGGGCTTGAGCCGAGCGGTCGGCGCGCGCGGGCAGATGACCATGCAAGAGATCCTGGTGACTCGGGGCGCCGAACTTCCAGAGCCGCAACTGCGCTCGTCGATGATCACGCTGGCCGGCACCGAACCGTCCACCCTTTTCGGCCTCAACCAGTTGCTCGGCATCGGGTCCCCGGATACCAAGACCCTGCAGCAGCAGATGGTCTCGCGGCTGGCGATCCTGTCCGATCCGGCCAATGAGCTGGTCGACAACCCCGACCTGCTGCGCTCGATCGAGACGACCAAGGGGATCGCCGAGCAGGTCATCACCGACAACGCGACGCCGGTGACGAAGTCGGTGCAAAGCGAGGCCACGGCACGTCGCGACGTGGCCACCCGTGATGCCCTGCTCGTGCTGGGCGCCATCGCTATCGCCCTGGTCGCGGTGCTGCTGGTGGCCCGGACGCTGGTCAAGCCGCTGCGCGTGCTGCGTGACGGCGCCCTGAAAGTCGCCCACACCGACCTCGCCGGTGAAATCGAGGCGGTTCGGGGTGGTGCGGACCCGGTCCCCGCGCCGCTGGCCGTGTACACCACCGAGGAGATCGGCCAGGTCGCGCACGCCGTCGACGAACTGCACACCCAAGCGCTGCAGTTGGCCGGCGACGAAGCGCGGCTGCGGCTACTGGTCAACGACATGTTCGAGACCATGTCGCGACGCAGCCGATCGCTGGTCGACCAGCAGTTGAAGCTCATCGACGGGCTGGAACGCCAGGAAGAGGATCCCGAGCGGCTGGAAAGTCTGTTCCGGTTGGACCACCTGGCCGCGCGACTCCGCCGCAACAGCGCCAACCTGCTGGTGCTCGCGGGTGCGCAGATCACCCGCGACAACCGCGAACCGGTGCCACTGTCGACCGTGCTCAACGCGGCGGTGTCCGAGGTCGAAGACTATCGACGGGTCGAAATCGCCGACCTGCCCGACTGCACGGTGGTCGGCTCGGCGGCCGGCGGGGTCATCCACATGCTCGCCGAATTGATCGACAACGCGCTGCGCTACTCGCCGCCGACCAGCCAGGTAAGGGTGTCGGCCGTCCGCGGCCAGGACGGCGGCGCGTTGTTGCGGGTCGCCGACTCCGGCCTGGGCATGACCGAGTCGGATCGGCGGATCGCCAACATGCGCCTACAGGCCGGCGGCGAGGTGATTCCGGACAACGCCCGACACATGGGCCTGTTCGTGGTCGGCCGATTGGCGAGCCGGCACGGTATCCGGGTGGGGCTGCGCGGCCCTGCGGCCGGCGAGTCCGGCACCGGCACCACGGCCGAGGTCTACCTGCCGGCGGCCGTGCTCGTTGGAACCGCCCCGCACGAGCCCGAGTCCGGGCCAGAGTCCGCGCCGCCGAAACGGGCCGCCGGGGCTTTCCTCGTGTCGCCGCCCAGGCCGGCCGATGAGCAGGGCGATCAACAGGCCGTCGCGGAGCCCGCCGCCAATGGCGCCGGTGCACCCGTTCCGCCGGTCACCCTGTTGCCGCGACGCACTCCCGGCACCAGCGGCATCACCGATGTCCCCGCCCCGCCGAGCAAGCGGCCGCGGCGTGAGCTGCCAACGCCCTGGTGGGAGAAGGGCTCTCGGCAGGAGAGCAAGCCGGGCGCCGGGCAGCCCCCGAAGCCGGCCGCCGCCCAACCCATTTCAAAGCCGGCCACGCAGCCGGCCCCGAAGCCGACCGCGCAACAGGCCCCGCAACCGGCCCGAGCATCCGACACGTCGGCGTTCTTCGCCCGACGTTCACCCGCCCCGGCCGCCCAGCCAGAAAAGCCCCGAGAACCCGAAAAGCCCCAACAGCCCGAGAAGTCCACACCCAAGCCGGCGGACCCGGTTGGCCCGGTCGATGACGATGTCATCTACCAGCGGATGCTTGCCGAGATGATGGGTGACCCGCACGACCTGGTCGAGAGCCCCGACCTGGACTGGAAGACCGTGTGGGACCGCGGCTGGTCGGCGGCAGCGGCGGCCGAGGAGCAGCCCGTCGAGGCCCACACCGAGCACGGACTGCCGGTGCGCAATCCCGGCGCCCGCCTGGTGCCGGGCTCGGCCGAGTCCGACGCCGACGAGGCCGTGGTCCGCGACCCCGAAGCGGTTCGCGCGTCGATCGGCAGCCATTTCGGTGGCGTACACACCGGACGGTCGCAGGCGGGCGACACCGCTAACGGATCGGAGCGGCCATGA
- a CDS encoding serine protease inhibitor, protein MTGGAAGSSLDWLVSQFARDVPGVAHALLVSVDGLPVAASEYLPPERADQLAAVASGLASLASGAAQLFEGGQVLQSVVEMQNGFLLLMRVGDGSHLATLAVNGCDIGQIGYEMAVLVERVGSVVQSSRR, encoded by the coding sequence ATGACGGGCGGTGCTGCGGGAAGCTCGCTGGACTGGCTGGTCTCGCAGTTCGCCCGCGACGTCCCTGGCGTGGCACACGCGCTGCTCGTCTCGGTCGACGGGTTGCCGGTCGCGGCCAGCGAGTACCTACCGCCCGAACGGGCCGATCAGCTGGCGGCGGTGGCGTCCGGGCTGGCCAGCCTGGCGAGCGGCGCCGCGCAGCTCTTCGAGGGCGGACAGGTACTGCAGTCGGTGGTCGAGATGCAGAACGGCTTCTTGCTGTTGATGCGGGTCGGCGATGGTTCGCACCTCGCGACGCTGGCGGTGAACGGATGCGACATCGGCCAAATCGGTTACGAGATGGCCGTTCTCGTTGAACGGGTGGGTAGCGTTGTCCAATCTTCCCGGCGCTAG
- a CDS encoding GTP-binding protein, producing MASAPFDSRSVGHDTASTKIVIAGGFGAGKTTFVGAVSEIMPLRTEAMVTDASAGVDMLEATPDKRTTTVAMDFGRITLADDLVLYLFGTPGQRRFWFMWDDLVRGAIGAIILVDCRRLQDSFAAVDFFEHRNLPFLVAVNEFDGAPRYPLDEVRKALMLPPHIPLINVDARNRRSATDALIAVSEYALTSLTRG from the coding sequence GTGGCCTCCGCGCCCTTTGACAGCCGTTCAGTCGGGCACGACACCGCGTCGACGAAGATCGTCATCGCCGGTGGGTTCGGTGCCGGCAAGACGACGTTCGTCGGCGCGGTCTCAGAAATCATGCCGCTGCGGACGGAAGCGATGGTGACCGATGCCTCGGCGGGTGTCGACATGCTCGAGGCCACCCCGGACAAGCGGACCACCACCGTGGCGATGGACTTCGGGCGCATCACCCTGGCCGACGATCTGGTGTTGTACCTGTTCGGCACCCCGGGCCAGCGCCGGTTCTGGTTCATGTGGGACGACCTGGTGCGCGGCGCGATAGGCGCGATAATCCTCGTCGACTGCCGACGTCTGCAGGACAGCTTTGCCGCGGTCGATTTCTTCGAGCACCGCAATCTGCCTTTTCTGGTCGCTGTGAACGAGTTCGACGGCGCGCCGAGATATCCCCTTGACGAGGTGCGCAAGGCGCTGATGTTGCCCCCGCACATTCCGTTGATCAATGTCGATGCGCGCAACCGACGTTCGGCGACCGATGCGCTGATCGCCGTGAGCGAGTACGCGCTGACCAGCCTGACCCGCGGCTGA
- a CDS encoding alpha/beta hydrolase domain-containing protein, which translates to MTVEAVHVTNVYPHADSRYENVEATVTFAVDPTHLANKSITDLELAPRDDDGLVRFDADLRLTRPVDGGNGKLLFVVPNRGVPTNAPWLKGGFLLNRGWTIASCGWQWDVQRSPAILGLTAPQAADKVEPGFIRLEWRSDIAKDEHPLSFTAPEFEAIPGADVLFKFTDYPTVDVNGPEAVLTVRTAPDVEPTVIPRDTWRFTDETHVALDGGFQPFHWYELVYRTALTPIAGVGLLAIRDLVAHLRSDHKLSGGIDHTFAYGVSQAGRLLRQFLSDGLNVDEAGMPVFDGVFSDFASANRGQFNQRYAQPSTPGGSASASSGLFGNADLLARQRELGGVPKTIFTNSATEYWQGDGALVHVDPDTGQDLPEDPDVRTYLLAGTDHFGSSKMKDALPAANPVHHLDVTPVTRALLVALENWVVDGIEPPASRVPRTSDGTAVSRKEVLSAFGYATTPAPAWLPFSRFGEFGGAHVDLVSAVDADGNEVAGIRLPAVAAPLATYTGWNARRFVEELPDVMYERIGSKLPFPPGRPSVADRYPTVADYAATVQSAAEKLVAQRFLLTEEVDSVVKKTVAQYPVPASA; encoded by the coding sequence TCGAGCTCGCGCCCCGCGACGACGACGGCCTGGTCCGCTTCGACGCCGACCTGCGCCTGACCCGCCCGGTCGACGGCGGCAACGGCAAGCTGCTGTTCGTCGTGCCCAACCGCGGTGTGCCCACCAACGCGCCCTGGCTCAAGGGCGGCTTCCTGCTCAACCGCGGCTGGACCATCGCGTCGTGCGGATGGCAGTGGGACGTGCAGCGTTCACCGGCCATCCTCGGTCTGACGGCACCGCAGGCGGCGGACAAGGTGGAGCCCGGCTTCATCCGCCTGGAGTGGCGCTCGGACATTGCCAAGGACGAGCACCCGCTGAGCTTCACCGCCCCCGAGTTCGAGGCGATCCCCGGTGCTGACGTGCTGTTCAAGTTCACCGACTACCCGACCGTCGACGTCAACGGCCCAGAAGCCGTGCTGACCGTGCGCACCGCGCCCGACGTCGAGCCCACCGTCATCCCGCGGGACACCTGGCGCTTCACGGACGAGACGCATGTCGCCCTGGACGGGGGATTCCAGCCGTTCCACTGGTACGAACTGGTGTACCGGACGGCACTGACCCCCATCGCCGGCGTCGGACTGCTGGCGATCCGCGACCTGGTCGCCCACCTGCGCTCCGACCACAAGCTCTCCGGCGGCATCGACCACACCTTCGCCTACGGGGTCTCCCAGGCCGGTCGGTTGCTGCGCCAGTTCCTGTCCGACGGCCTCAACGTCGACGAGGCCGGCATGCCGGTGTTCGACGGCGTCTTCAGCGACTTCGCCAGCGCCAACCGCGGTCAGTTCAACCAGCGGTACGCGCAGCCGTCGACCCCGGGCGGCAGCGCCTCGGCCAGCAGCGGTTTGTTCGGCAACGCCGACCTGCTGGCTCGGCAGCGCGAACTCGGCGGCGTGCCGAAGACGATCTTCACCAACAGCGCCACCGAGTACTGGCAGGGCGACGGCGCGCTGGTGCACGTCGACCCGGACACCGGTCAGGACCTGCCCGAGGACCCTGACGTCCGCACCTACCTGCTGGCCGGCACCGACCACTTCGGCAGCAGCAAGATGAAGGACGCGCTGCCCGCCGCCAACCCGGTGCACCACCTCGACGTCACGCCGGTCACCCGGGCGCTGCTCGTCGCGCTGGAGAACTGGGTTGTCGACGGCATCGAGCCCCCCGCCAGCCGGGTGCCCCGGACCAGCGACGGCACCGCCGTCTCCCGCAAGGAGGTGCTGTCCGCTTTCGGCTACGCGACGACCCCGGCGCCCGCCTGGTTGCCCTTCTCGCGCTTCGGCGAGTTCGGCGGCGCCCACGTCGACCTGGTTTCGGCGGTCGACGCGGACGGCAACGAGGTGGCCGGGATCCGACTGCCCGCGGTCGCCGCGCCGCTGGCCACCTACACCGGCTGGAATGCTCGCCGGTTTGTCGAGGAGTTGCCCGACGTCATGTACGAGCGCATCGGCAGCAAGCTGCCCTTCCCGCCGGGTCGGCCGTCGGTCGCGGACCGCTACCCGACCGTCGCCGACTACGCCGCGACGGTGCAAAGCGCCGCCGAAAAGCTTGTGGCACAACGGTTTCTGCTGACCGAAGAGGTCGACTCGGTGGTCAAGAAGACGGTTGCCCAGTACCCGGTTCCCGCGTCCGCGTGA